The region TGGTGGGCGGTGCGGTCAACGGGGGGACCGCCGCGATCCACCAGCAGCTCGTGCTCCGGCCGACCCCGGGGCTCGGCCGTGCCGACACCGCGGTGCCTGGTCTCTTCCTGGCCGGGTCGTCGGCGCACCCGGGCGGCGGCGTGCACGGCGGGTGCGGCGCCAACGCCGCCCGGGCCGCGCTGGCCCGGGCCAGGGTCGGCCGCGTCGTCTACGACCGGGCGATGGGCACGTTGGAGGACCTGCTCCTGCGGTGACACCGCCGTTTTGCGGCGGGTCAGGCCTGCGGCTGCCCTCCGGCGTGGCCCTCGGCGATCCGGCCCAGCCGGTCCAGCATCTCGCGGATCCGGTGGACGAGGACCGCCTCCGCGAGCGGGTTGTTGACCCAGGCGCCGGGGCCGTGGGTCGGCGTCTCGTGCACGGTGACCTCGGTGCCGCTCGGCGTCTCCTCCAGCGTGATGTCGATGACCGCCTCACCGGCGGGCCAGCCGCGAGCCTGCAGGGTCAGCCGCCGGTGCGGCTCGCAGCGGGTGGACTCGGTCTCGTCCTGGAGGGTCAGCGGCCACAGGCCGACCGCATGGTGGATCTTGGCGCCGACCGCGGGCCACCCCGGGTCGACCGCGCGGATCTTGACCGTGCCCGGCACCCAGGACGAGTAGGTCCAGCCGTCGGCCAGCTCGGCCCACACTGCCTCGGGTGGTGCCGCCACGAGTCGGCTGGTCGTCGCCATAGGTGGGTTGTGCCCGACAATGGGCCGGTGACACCGGTGACCCCCACCCAGCCGCTGCACATCGGCCCGCACGTGGTCGTGCCGCCGGTCGTGCTCGCGCCGATGGCCGGCATCACCAACTCGCCGTTCCGCCGGCTGTGCCGGGAGTTCGGTGGCGGGCTCTACGTCAGCGAGATGATCACCACCCGGGCGCTCGTCGAGCGCGACCCGGAGACGATGCGGCTGATCGAGTTCGCGCCCGACGAGACGCCGCGCAGCCTCCAGCTCTACGGCGTGGACCCCACGGTGGTCCGCGAGGCGGTGACGATGCTGGTGGCCGAGGACCGGGCCGACCACATCGACCTCAACTTCGGCTGCCCGGTGCCCAAGGTGACCCGTCGCGGCGGCGGGGCGGCGCTGCCGTGGAAGCTCGACCTGTTGCGGGCCGTGCTGCGGGGGGCCGTCCGGGCCGCCGGTCCCGTGCCGGTCACCGTGAAGATGCGCAAGGGCATCGACGACGACCGGCTCACCTACCTCGACGCCGGCCGGATCGCCGAGGAGGAGGGGGTGGCCGCGGTCGCGCTGCACGGCCGGACTGCGGCTCAGGCCTACTCCGGCACCGCCGACTGGTCCGCGGTCGCCCGGCTGAAGGAGCACGTCACCACGGTGCCGGTGCTGGGCAACGGCGACGTGTGGGAGGCGGCCGACGCGCTGCGGATGATGGCCGAGACCGGCTGCGACGGCGTCGTCGTGGGCCGGGGCTGCCTCGGCCGGCCGTGGCTCTTCCGGTCCTTGGACCGGGCGTTCGCCGGCCTGCCCGACGATCCGCACCCGACGCTCGGTCAGGTCGCGGCCGTCATGCGCCGCCACGCCGGGCTGATGGCGGCCTGGGCCGGCGAGGACAAGGGTGCCCGCGAGTTCCGCAAGCACGTGTCCTGGTACCTCAAGGGATTCGCCGTCGGCGGCGACACCCGCCACGCGCTGGGGCTGGTGTCCAGCCTGGGCGAGCTCGACGACCTGCTCACGACGCTGGACCCGGACGAGCCGTTCCCCGAGGGCTCGGTGGGCGCGCCGCGGGGGCGGCTGGGCTCACCCCGCCGGGTCGTGCTGCCGGAGGGCTGGCTCGACGACCGTCGCTGGGGCCGCGTCGACGCGTCGGCCGAGCTGGCGGTGTCCGGCGGCTAGGCCAGGCCCACCTGGTCGAGCATGCAGGCAACTGCGCCGCTGGCGGCTCGCCTCGAGTGCGGTACGCCGCAGCCGGCTTTCCTCTCTACGGTTGGGGAGCGCACACTGTTCTGACAGGTGTACTGACTCGCGGATCAGGAGGAGGGAAAAGAGCCCTGTGACGGTTCTGGCGCTGCCGACATGGATCTGGATGGACGACCGGTCCTCTTACGGGTACACGCTGACGCCGGACCGCGACGTCATCCCCGGAGTTGCCGTGCCCGAGCACCCGGACGAGCTGCCTGGTGTGACCGTGCCGGTCACCACGACGACCCCGACCGCTCCGGCGACCGTCTCAGCGACGCACCAGGGCGGCGGGCTCGAGGCCCAGCTCGCGCGCGGCCGCGGTGCGCACCCAGCTGCCGATCTGCCGGCGGCTCAGCACGCCGTCGTGCACCGTCGCCTGCACCGCGAGGCCGTCGAGCAGGGCGGTGATCCGCCAGGCTGCCGCGCTCGGGTCGGGACAGGTCATCTCACCGCGCTCGACGCCCTCGGCGATGACCGCGGCCACGGTGTCCTTCCACCGCACGTCGAGCTGCTGGGACACCTCGGCCATCTCGTCGCTGCGCAGGGAGCTGGCCCACGCGTCGATCCACAGCGACCAGCCGCCGGCGCTGCCCTCGGGTCCGTAGAGCGTGAGGATCCTCGCCAGGCGGCGGGTCGCGCTGCCCGTGCGCCCGGCTGCCGCGTCCAGCCGCGCGAGGTCGCGCTCGGCGGCGTAGGCGAAGGCCTGCGAGAGCAGCGCGTCCTTGGACTCGAAGTGGTAGAAGACCAGGCCGGTGCTGATCCCGAGGCGGCCGGCCACGTCGGCGACCCGGCTGCTCGCGAACCCGCTCTCGGTGACCTCGTCGACCGTCGCGCGGAGGATCTCCTCGCGACGTACCTCGACCTTGCGCCGACCCATGCCCGAACCCTAGGTGGAGGGACACCATGACCGCGGCACCTGTGACCGAGTCCGGCCTCGCGGCCGCGCTGCGGCCGTTCGGCGAGAGCATCATGCTCCCGGCCGAGGCCTACACGTCGGACGCGGTGCTGGCATGGGAGCGGCGGCACTTCTTCGCCGGGTCGTGGGTGTGCGTCGGCCGGGTGGACGCCCTGCTGCCCGAGAGAACGACGCAGCACGCGTGCGCGGTCGGCGACGTGCCGGTGCTGCTGGCCCGTGAGCCGGAGTCGTTGGGTTCGACGGAGGTGCGGGCGTTCGCCAACACCTGCCGGCACCGCGGTCACGAGCTGCTGGGCGACGGCGAGTCGTCGTCGAAGCGTGCGCTGGTCTGCCCGTACCACGCGTGGAGCTACGACCTCTCCGGCTGCCTGCTGGCCGCACCGGGCTTCGGCGAGGTCCGGTCGTTCGACCCGTCCGCGCACGGCCTGGTGCCGTTGCCCTCGCAGGTGTGGCACGGCTGGGTGTTCGTCAACGCGTCAGGTGAGTCGTCGACGTCGTTCGAGGACCACGTCGGGGGCCTGACCGGGCTCGTGACGCCGTACGCCGCCGAGACGCTCACCCTGCGCGCGCGGCACGACTACGTCGTCAAGGCGAACTGGAAGGTCGTGACGGAGAACTACCACGAGTGCTACCACTGCCCGCTGATCCACCCCGAGCTGTGCCGGGTCAGCCCGCCGTCGAGCGGCGAGAACTTCGACCTGCCCGGTGCCTGGGTCGGCGGCTCGATGGACCTGCGCGACGAGGCGGTCACGATGTCCTTCGACGGTACGTCGCGAGGCCGGCCCATCGACGGCGCGGACCAGCGGCAGGTGCTCTACCTGGGCCTGCTGCCCAACCTGTTGGTGTCGCTGCACCCGGACTACGTGATGACGCACCGGATGACGCCGCTGTCGCCGGGCGAGACGCAGGTGGAGTGCGCCTGGTACTTCCCCGGCGCCGACGTGGACCCGTCGTACGCCGTCGAGTTCTGGGACCGCACCAACCGCCAGGACTGGGCCGCATGCGAGTCGGTGCAGCGCGGTCTGGCGTCGCCGCACTTCGCGCCGGGCCCGCTGGCGGCCAACGAGGACGCGGTGCACCAGTTCGTCACCGCGATCGGCACCGGCTACCGCACCGGGTCGCTGCCGGTGTAGCTGGGGGACGGGTCGTGGTGGCTCGGGTCGTGGTGAGTCAGCCCGCGCGGCAGCGGCGGAGCGCCATCTCGGCCAACCAGGCCGCCGCGTCGGGCAGCACCGAGTCGTCGAAGGCGGCCCTCGGCGAGTGGTTGTCCGGTGCGGCGTCGTGGTCGGCGTGGGCGCACGCGCTGATGTTCAGGTAGGCGCCCGGCACCCGGTCGAGGACGAACGACATGTCCTCCGAGCCCA is a window of Actinomycetes bacterium DNA encoding:
- a CDS encoding TetR/AcrR family transcriptional regulator, producing MGRRKVEVRREEILRATVDEVTESGFASSRVADVAGRLGISTGLVFYHFESKDALLSQAFAYAAERDLARLDAAAGRTGSATRRLARILTLYGPEGSAGGWSLWIDAWASSLRSDEMAEVSQQLDVRWKDTVAAVIAEGVERGEMTCPDPSAAAWRITALLDGLAVQATVHDGVLSRRQIGSWVRTAAARELGLEPAALVRR
- a CDS encoding SRPBCC family protein; amino-acid sequence: MATTSRLVAAPPEAVWAELADGWTYSSWVPGTVKIRAVDPGWPAVGAKIHHAVGLWPLTLQDETESTRCEPHRRLTLQARGWPAGEAVIDITLEETPSGTEVTVHETPTHGPGAWVNNPLAEAVLVHRIREMLDRLGRIAEGHAGGQPQA
- a CDS encoding aromatic ring-hydroxylating dioxygenase subunit alpha; translation: MTAAPVTESGLAAALRPFGESIMLPAEAYTSDAVLAWERRHFFAGSWVCVGRVDALLPERTTQHACAVGDVPVLLAREPESLGSTEVRAFANTCRHRGHELLGDGESSSKRALVCPYHAWSYDLSGCLLAAPGFGEVRSFDPSAHGLVPLPSQVWHGWVFVNASGESSTSFEDHVGGLTGLVTPYAAETLTLRARHDYVVKANWKVVTENYHECYHCPLIHPELCRVSPPSSGENFDLPGAWVGGSMDLRDEAVTMSFDGTSRGRPIDGADQRQVLYLGLLPNLLVSLHPDYVMTHRMTPLSPGETQVECAWYFPGADVDPSYAVEFWDRTNRQDWAACESVQRGLASPHFAPGPLAANEDAVHQFVTAIGTGYRTGSLPV
- the dusB gene encoding tRNA dihydrouridine synthase DusB translates to MTPTQPLHIGPHVVVPPVVLAPMAGITNSPFRRLCREFGGGLYVSEMITTRALVERDPETMRLIEFAPDETPRSLQLYGVDPTVVREAVTMLVAEDRADHIDLNFGCPVPKVTRRGGGAALPWKLDLLRAVLRGAVRAAGPVPVTVKMRKGIDDDRLTYLDAGRIAEEEGVAAVALHGRTAAQAYSGTADWSAVARLKEHVTTVPVLGNGDVWEAADALRMMAETGCDGVVVGRGCLGRPWLFRSLDRAFAGLPDDPHPTLGQVAAVMRRHAGLMAAWAGEDKGAREFRKHVSWYLKGFAVGGDTRHALGLVSSLGELDDLLTTLDPDEPFPEGSVGAPRGRLGSPRRVVLPEGWLDDRRWGRVDASAELAVSGG